From Micromonospora echinaurantiaca:
TGTCCGGCGCGTCGCTGCATCGGGTGGAGAACGACGGGCACCGGCTGGTGTTCGCGCTGGAGTCGGCGCGGGTGGCCGAGGTGGTGGCCGGGCTCGCCGGGCTGGGCGCGCTGCGCGACGTCTCGGTGGTGGAGCCGGACATCGAGGACGTGGTGGCCCGGCTCTACCGCCGGGAGCGTCAGGGGTGCTCCATCACCAGCACGGCGAAGGTGCCGGGGGCCAGCGCCTCGTAGCGGTGCGGGGCGTCGCCGGGGAAGGTGGCGTAGTCGCCGGGGCCCAGCTCCACCGGGTCGGCCTCCGGGCCGACCCGCATCCGCCCGGCGCCGACCACCACGTGTTCGATGCTGCGCGGGGTGTGCGCCTCGGCCTTGCGGACCGCGCCGGGCTCCAGTTCGAGGAGATAGACGTCACGCCGGGCGTGCGTCGACCCGGCGCTGAGCAGCGTCCCGGCGAAGTCCGCGTGCTCGGAGCGGATCCGGGGGCCCTCGCCGGCCCGGACCACCCGGACGGTCGGGCTCGGCGGCTCGACCAGCCGGCTGAACGGCACGTCCAGCGCCACGCCGAGCGCCCAGAGGGTTTCCACGCTCGGGTTTCCGACGCCCGACTCCAGCTGGGAGAGGGTGGACTTGGCGATCCCGGCCCGCCGGGCCAGTTCGGTCAGCGAGACGCCGACCCGCTCGCGCTCGCGGCGGATGGCGGCGGCGATGGTGGCCAGCGGGGGTGCCGGTACGGCGGGCATGTTCGCTCCGTCGGTCTGTTTGTTCGGTTTGACGACCACGCTTATTCCGTTCATCATGGTGGACCATGCGTACGGTACAACGAACAGCCGACGGCGGGGTACTCCGCGACGTCGCCGCCGTCGGGGCGGCGATGGTGGCGGTGGGCGCCTCGTTCGGCGCGGTGGCGGTGGCCGCCGGGCTGCCCGGCTGGGCCACCGTCGCGATGTCCGTGCTGGTGTTCGCCGGCGGGGCGCAGTTCATGGCGGTCGGGCTGGTGGCGGCGGGCAACCCGCTGGCCGCCGTGCTGGCCGGGCTGCTGCTCAACGCCCGGCACCTGCCGTTCGGCCTGACCCTCGGCGACAGCCTCGGCGCCCGGCTGTGGCAGCGGCTGCTCGGCAGCCACCTGATGACCGACGAGGCCACCGCGTTCGCCCTGGCCCAGCCCGCCGGCCCGGCCCGGCACCGGTCGTTCTGGCTGGCCGCGGTGCTGTTCTTCGTCACCTGGAACGTCGGCACCGTGCTCGGTGTGCTGGCCGGTGGAGTGGCCGGCGACCCGGCCGCGCTGGGGCTGGACGCCGCCTTCCCGGCCGGCCTGATCGCGCTGCTGCTGCCCAGCCTGCGCGACCGGGAGACCCGCCGGATGGCGCTGGCCGGTGCGGTGCTGGCCGTGCTCACCACCCCGCTGCTGCCGGCCGGCCTGCCGGTGCTGCTCGCGCTGGCCGGCCCGGCCGTGCTGGCCGTACGGGCCGTCCGCGCCGGGGCCGGCACCGGCGACCGGGAACCCGGGGCGACGCCCGCCCCGACCCGGGACACCCGCCGGGCCGGTCGGGGTGGATCCGGAACCGGCGGACGGGAGACCGGGGGCACCTCCAGCCCGGCACCCGTCGCCGGTTCCGTTACCGGCGTCCGGGAGGTCGGGGTGACGCCCGCCCCGATCCCGGACGCCGGGCGCGGGGTCGGGACCCCCGACCCGGTCCGCCGGACGGGAGGGGGGTCGTGCTGATCGCGGTGATCCTGGCGCTGGCCGCCGGCACGTACGGCTTCCGGGTCGCCGGGGTGCTGCTGCGCGACCGGCTCGACCTGCCGGAGTGGTCCCGCCGGCTGCTACCGGTCGGCGCCGCCGCCCTGCTGGCCGCGCTCGCGGCCACCGCCGCGCTGACCGAGGCCGGCGCGTTCGCCGGCTGGGCCCGGCCGGCGGGGGTGCTGGTCGGTGTCCTGCTGGCCTGGCGGCGGGCGCCGTTCGTGCTGGTCGTGGTCGCCGCCGCCGCGACGACCGCCCTGCTCCGCCTGCTCGGCGTGCCGTAGCGGTTCTCCCGCCGGCACCCACCGCCCCGCCCCCTGACCGTGCACGGACCGGGTGCAGCTGTTGTCGCCCCAGTGACAACAGCTGCACCCAGACCGTCGGCCGGCGGTGGCCGCGAACGGTCGACCGCGCTGCGGGTTGGCCGTGTCGTGCCGGTGCCGGCCATGCCGTGCCGTGCCGGGAGCCGGTGGCCCGTGCCGTGCGCCCAGAGCGGGTGGCTGGAACGGGAACGGCCCCTCGCCGCGGTGCGGGAGGGGCCGGTTCCGTCGTCGTCAGACCGGGTCGCCGAGGTTGACCCGGGGCTCCGGGGCGCGCATCCGGCGGAACGTGATCGAGCGCATGATCGCGTACAGGTAGAGCGAGCCCATCCGCTGCCCGGTGTTCGGGAAGCGCTCGCGGACCAGCTTCCTGATCTTGCGGCAGATGAGGAACGAATCGATCACCACGCCGAGGGCGAGCGCGCCCCAGAGGATGTTCGACACCAGCCGGACCACCGGCGGCATCGCCGCGTTCGAGCCGATCAGCACGATCAGCGCGCCGCCGAAGAACCAGGTGCCGACCGTACGCCGGGAGTCGACCACGTTGCGGGCCAGCTGCCGTTCGGGGCCGCGGTCACGCGGGCCGCCCTCGCGGCGGAACTCGGCCGCCGCCTCGGCCCGCAGCTTGCGCCGGTGCTCCCGCTGCTCTTCCTTGGTCATCGGCTTGGCGGCCCCGGCCGGACGCCGGCCGGCGGCCGGCCGCTTCGGCGTCTCGCGTCCCTTCGCGGGGGTGTAGCCCCGGGGACGCGTGGCGGTGTCCTCGTCCTCGGGGGTCACCTGAGTGACCGCCTCGTCGACGAGGTCGGTGGACTTGCGGCGAAACAGCGACGGCACGCGGAAAGGGTAGCCAACCGACGGCGCCCGGTGCACATCGCGGTGCACCGGGCGCGGTCGTCAGTGAGGGAGGTTACGGACGCTCGACGTGCGCGCCCAGGTCGGCCAGCTTCGCCTCGAAGTCCTCGTAGCCCCGGTTGATCAGGTCGACGCCGTACACCCGGGAGGTGCCCTCGGCGGCCAGCGCCGCGATCAGGTGGCTGAACCCGGCCCGCAGGTCGGGGATGACCAGGTCGGCGGCGTGCAGCTTGCTCGGCCCGGCGATCACCGCGGAGTGCTTGAAGTTGCGCCGGCCGAAGCGGCACGGGGTGCCGCCCAGGCAGTCCCGGTAGACCTGGATGTTGGCGCCCATCGAGTTCAGCGCCTCGGTGTAGCCGAGCCGCTGCTCGTAGACCGTCTCGTGGACGATGGACAGCCCGCGCGCCTGGGTCAGCGCCACCACCAGCGGCTGCTGCCAGTCGGTCATGAAACCGGGGTGGACGTCGGTCTCCAGGGCGACCGACTTCAGCTCGCCGCCCGGGTGCCAGAACCGGATGCCGCCCTCCTGGCCGGGGTCGCCCAGCCGCGGCGGCCGGCTGTCGGTCACCTCGTACTCGCCGCCGACCGACCGGAAGATGTTCAGGAAGGTCATCATGTCGGCCTGCTGCGCGCCGAGCACCTCCACGTGCCCGCGGGTGGCCAGCGCGGCCGCGGCCCAGCTGGCCGCCTCGATCCGGTCCGGGATCGGCCGGTGGGTGTAGCCGTGCAGCTTCGGCACGCCCTGGATCTCGATCACCCGGTCGGTGTGCACCTTGATGATCGCGCCCATCTTCTGCAGGACGCAGATCAGGTCGATGATCTCCGGCTCCACCGCGGCGTTGCGCAGCTCGGTGACGCCCTCGGCCATCACGGCGGTCAGCAGCACCTGCTCGGTGGCGCCGACGCTGGGGTAGGGCAGCGCGAACTTCGTGCCGTGCAGTCCGTTCGGCGCGGACAGGTGCAGCCCCTCGGGGGTCTTGTCGACAGTGGCGCCGAACTCGCGCAGCGCCTGGAGGTGGAAGTCGATCGGCCGCGGGCCGATGTGGCAGCCGCCCAGGTCGGGGATGAAGGCGTGGCCGAGCCGGTGCAGCAGCGGCCCGCAGAACAGGATCGGGATCCGGCTGGAGCCGGCGTGCACGTTGATCTGGTCGGTGCTGGCGCTCTCCACGTTCGCCGGGTCGAAGACCAGCTCGCCGTCCTCGTCGCCGTCGGTCACCTTGACCCCGTGCAGGCCGAGCAGGCCGCGGACGACCTCGACGTCACGGATCTTCGGCACGTCGAACAGGCGGCTCGGACTGTCGCCCAGCAGCGCGGCGACCATCGCCTTGGAAACCAGGTTCTTCGCGCCGCGCACGCGGATCCGCCCTTCCAGCGGAGTGCCTCCGTGTACGACCAGGACGTCGTCGGTCAACGCAACCTCCAGCGGTCGGTGCTGTAGATGGTGGGGCTCACGATGTCATCGCTACCCGGAACGCGGACGGGTCGAAACGGGCCGCGTGCGTCGTCGCCCCGGCAGCATAGCCCTCAGTGATGAAAATGGACCCGGTCACTTCGCCCCTGGGGGCATTTTTCGGTGATCCGACCCAATTCCGTAAAAGGGTGAATACCGAGAGTGGTCAACGGGTGGCGGGCGGCGCGGTGTCCGCACCGGGCAGGGCGAGCATCTGGTCCAGCGCCACCCGGGCGTGGTGCGCGGTGTCCGGATCGACGGTGATCTGGTTGACCACCCGACCGGCGACCAGCTCCTCCAGCGCCCAGACCAGGTGCGGCAGGTCGATCCGGTTCATCGTCGAGCAGTAGCAGACCGCCCGGTCGAGGAACATGATCTGCTTGTCCGGGTGGGCCAGCGCCAGCCGGCGGACCAGGTTCAGCTCGGTGCCGACCGCCCACGCCGAGCCGGCCGGGGCCGCCTCGATGGTCTTGATGATGTACTCCGTCGAGCCGACGTGGTCGGCCGCGGTGACCACCTCGTGCCGGCACTCCGGGTGGACCAGCACGTTGACCCCGGGCACCCGCTCCCGGACGTCGTTGACGCTGTCCAGGGTGAACCGGCCGTGCACTGAGCAGTGCCCCCGCCACAGGATCATCTTCGCGTTCCGCAGCTGCTCCGGGGTGAGCCCGCCGTTCGGCTTGTGCGGGTCGTAGAGCACGCAGTCGTCCAGCGAGAAGCCCATCTCCAGCACGGCCGTGTTGCGGCCCAGGTGCTGGTCGGGCAGGAAGAGCACCTTCGAGCCCTGCTGGAAGGCCCAGTCCAGGGCCCGCTTGGCGTTGGACGAGGTGCAGACCACGCCGCCGTTACGGCCGACGAAGCCCTTGATGTCCGCCGAGGAGTTCATGTACGTGACCGGCACGGTCTGCTCCGCGATGCCCAGTTCGGTGAGCACGTCCCAGGCCGTCTCGACCTGCGACAGCACCGCCATGTCGGCCATCGAGCAGCCGGCGGCCAGGTCAGGCAGGACCACCTTCTGCGCGTCCGAGGTGAGGATGTCGGCGCTCTCGGCCATGAAGTGCACGCCGCAGAAGACGATGTACTCAGCTTCGGGGCGGGCGGCCGCCTCGCGGGCCAGCTTGAACGAGTCGCCGGTCACGTCGGCGAACTGGATCACCTCGTCGCGCTGGTAGTGGTGGCCCAGCACGAACACCTTGCTGCCCAGCTTCGCCTTCGCCGCCGCCGCCCGGGCCACCAGGTCCGGGTCGCTGGGCGCCGGCAGGTCGCCCGGACACTCGACGCCACGCTCGGTGGCGGGGTCGCTGCCCCGGCCGAGCAGCAGCAGCGCCGTGGCGGTGTTGGAGGGTTCTACCCAGGTCGAAGTCACGTACCCCATGGTCCCACAGCGTGGCCTCGGCGCGGCCTCCGCCGGTGTGGGCTGCCACACTGCTCGGCATGCGCGTGCTGCTCTGTCCGGACAAGTTCGCCGGCACGCTGCCGGCCCCCGAGGTCGCCGCCGCGGTGGCCGCCGGCTGGCGCGAGGTGGCCGCGGCCGACGAGCTGCTGATCAGGCCGCTGGCCGACGGCGGTCCCGGCTTCCTCGACGTGCTCGCCGACGCCCTGGACGGGCGGCGGGTGCCGGTGTCGACCGTCGACCCGCTGGGCCGCCCGGCGGCCGGTGAGATCCTGCTCACCGACGGCGGGTCGACCGCCTGGCTGGAGAGCGCCCAGGCGTGCGGCCTGCACCTGCTCACCGCCGACGAGCGGGACCCGAAGGCCACCACCTCGTACGGGCTGGGGCTGCTGGTGGCCGCCGCGGTGGAGGCCGGCGCGCAGACGGTGATCATCGGGCTGGGCGGTTCCGGCACCAACGACGCCGGCGCCGGGATGCTCACCGCGCTCGGCGTCACTCCGCTGGACGAGGCCGGGCTGGCCCTGCCGTACGGGGGCGCCGCGCTGGCCGCCGTGGCCACCCTCGACGGCGCGCCCCGGCTGCGCGGCGCCCGGCTGGTCGCCGCCACCGACGTGGACAACCCGCTGCTCGGGCTGCACGGCGCCAGCAACGTGTTCGGCCCGCAGAAGGGCGCCGACCGGGCCGACGTGCTGCTGCTCGACACCGCGCTGGAGCGCTTCGCCGCCGTGCTGGAGCGGGACCTGCCCGGCTGCCCGCCGCAGCTCGGCGCGCTGCCCGGCGGCGGGGCGGCCGGCGGCCTCGGCGCGGCGATCCTCGCCCTGGGTGGCCGGTGCGAATCGGGCATCGGCCTGGTCACCCGGGCCACCGGCCTGGACGTCGCGCTGGACGGGGTCGACCTGGTGATCACCGGGGAGGGCTCGTTCGACCACCAGTCGCTGCGCGGCAAGGTGGTCGCCGGGGTGGCCGGCGCGGCCCGGGACCGCGGCCTGCCCTGCGTGGTGCTCGCCGGCCAGGTCAGCACCGGCCGCCGGGAGGCCGCCGCGGCCGGGGTGACCGACGCGTACAGCCTGGTGGAGCACTTCGGCGGCGAGGAACGCGGCGGCCTGGCCGCCGCGCTGAGCCGGCCCGCCGAGGGGCTGCGCGAACTCGGCGCCCGGCTGGCCCGGCAGTGGAGCCGCTGACCGGGCGCGACCGGAGCCCGACCGGGGGCCACCGGAGCCGGTGACCGGGGTGTGACCGGCGCCGCGCGGGGAAGCCCCGAGGTCACACCGCCGGGTGACCCGGCCTGCGGCGGCCTACAATCAGAAACTGGACCACAGTGGGAATCGCTGACCGGCGGGTGACGTTGGTCGGGACGACCACACCGAACGCGCGCAGGGAGAATTCCACGTGACCACGCCAGCGCAGACCGAGTCGACCGAGGCCAAGGCCCCTACTTCCGTCGTCCTCACCGACGTCGCGGCGCAGAAGGTCAAGGCCCTGATCGAGCAGGAGGGCCGCGACGACCTGCGGCTCCGGGTCGCGGTGCAGCCGGGCGGCTGCTCCGGCCTGCGGTACCAGCTCTTCTTCGACGAGCGCTCCCTCGACGGTGACATCGTCACCGACTACGACGGTGTCGAGGTCGTCGTCGACCGGATGAGCGCCCCCTACCTGGCCGGCGCCACCATCGACTTCGCCGACCGGATCGACGCCCAGGGCTTCACCATCGACAACCCCAACGCGGGCAGCTCCTGCGCCTGCGGCGACTCGTTCAGCTGAGTCGACTCCGAGCACCGACGGCGGGGCCGTCCCGGAAGGGGCGGCCCCGCCGCCGTCTGCGGGGCGGTCTGCGGGCAGGGGGCGTTCAACCGTGCGGCCGCCGCCCGGCCGCCCGCTGACGCCGGTACGCCTGGTGGGTCACGGTGGCGTCACCTGGCCGTAGGCGATGTGCAACCGTGCGGTCGCCCGGCCTTGCGGCGGCCGGTAGGCTGACCCGCGCCCTGCTCCCGACCCTGAGGGTTGACATGAAGATCGCGGTGACCGGCTCGATCGCCACCGACCACCTGATGAGCTTTCCCGGCCGCTTCGCCGACCAGCTCATCGCCGACCAGCTGCACAAGGTGTCCCTCTCCTTCCTGGTGGACGACCTGGTGCTGCGCCGGGGCGGGGTGGCCGCCAACATCGCCTTC
This genomic window contains:
- a CDS encoding helix-turn-helix domain-containing protein: MPAVPAPPLATIAAAIRRERERVGVSLTELARRAGIAKSTLSQLESGVGNPSVETLWALGVALDVPFSRLVEPPSPTVRVVRAGEGPRIRSEHADFAGTLLSAGSTHARRDVYLLELEPGAVRKAEAHTPRSIEHVVVGAGRMRVGPEADPVELGPGDYATFPGDAPHRYEALAPGTFAVLVMEHP
- a CDS encoding AzlC family ABC transporter permease, with translation MRTVQRTADGGVLRDVAAVGAAMVAVGASFGAVAVAAGLPGWATVAMSVLVFAGGAQFMAVGLVAAGNPLAAVLAGLLLNARHLPFGLTLGDSLGARLWQRLLGSHLMTDEATAFALAQPAGPARHRSFWLAAVLFFVTWNVGTVLGVLAGGVAGDPAALGLDAAFPAGLIALLLPSLRDRETRRMALAGAVLAVLTTPLLPAGLPVLLALAGPAVLAVRAVRAGAGTGDREPGATPAPTRDTRRAGRGGSGTGGRETGGTSSPAPVAGSVTGVREVGVTPAPIPDAGRGVGTPDPVRRTGGGSC
- a CDS encoding AzlD domain-containing protein; the protein is MLIAVILALAAGTYGFRVAGVLLRDRLDLPEWSRRLLPVGAAALLAALAATAALTEAGAFAGWARPAGVLVGVLLAWRRAPFVLVVVAAAATTALLRLLGVP
- a CDS encoding DUF3043 domain-containing protein — translated: MPSLFRRKSTDLVDEAVTQVTPEDEDTATRPRGYTPAKGRETPKRPAAGRRPAGAAKPMTKEEQREHRRKLRAEAAAEFRREGGPRDRGPERQLARNVVDSRRTVGTWFFGGALIVLIGSNAAMPPVVRLVSNILWGALALGVVIDSFLICRKIRKLVRERFPNTGQRMGSLYLYAIMRSITFRRMRAPEPRVNLGDPV
- the murA gene encoding UDP-N-acetylglucosamine 1-carboxyvinyltransferase, which translates into the protein MTDDVLVVHGGTPLEGRIRVRGAKNLVSKAMVAALLGDSPSRLFDVPKIRDVEVVRGLLGLHGVKVTDGDEDGELVFDPANVESASTDQINVHAGSSRIPILFCGPLLHRLGHAFIPDLGGCHIGPRPIDFHLQALREFGATVDKTPEGLHLSAPNGLHGTKFALPYPSVGATEQVLLTAVMAEGVTELRNAAVEPEIIDLICVLQKMGAIIKVHTDRVIEIQGVPKLHGYTHRPIPDRIEAASWAAAALATRGHVEVLGAQQADMMTFLNIFRSVGGEYEVTDSRPPRLGDPGQEGGIRFWHPGGELKSVALETDVHPGFMTDWQQPLVVALTQARGLSIVHETVYEQRLGYTEALNSMGANIQVYRDCLGGTPCRFGRRNFKHSAVIAGPSKLHAADLVIPDLRAGFSHLIAALAAEGTSRVYGVDLINRGYEDFEAKLADLGAHVERP
- the nadA gene encoding quinolinate synthase NadA, giving the protein MTSTWVEPSNTATALLLLGRGSDPATERGVECPGDLPAPSDPDLVARAAAAKAKLGSKVFVLGHHYQRDEVIQFADVTGDSFKLAREAAARPEAEYIVFCGVHFMAESADILTSDAQKVVLPDLAAGCSMADMAVLSQVETAWDVLTELGIAEQTVPVTYMNSSADIKGFVGRNGGVVCTSSNAKRALDWAFQQGSKVLFLPDQHLGRNTAVLEMGFSLDDCVLYDPHKPNGGLTPEQLRNAKMILWRGHCSVHGRFTLDSVNDVRERVPGVNVLVHPECRHEVVTAADHVGSTEYIIKTIEAAPAGSAWAVGTELNLVRRLALAHPDKQIMFLDRAVCYCSTMNRIDLPHLVWALEELVAGRVVNQITVDPDTAHHARVALDQMLALPGADTAPPATR
- a CDS encoding glycerate kinase family protein, translating into MRVLLCPDKFAGTLPAPEVAAAVAAGWREVAAADELLIRPLADGGPGFLDVLADALDGRRVPVSTVDPLGRPAAGEILLTDGGSTAWLESAQACGLHLLTADERDPKATTSYGLGLLVAAAVEAGAQTVIIGLGGSGTNDAGAGMLTALGVTPLDEAGLALPYGGAALAAVATLDGAPRLRGARLVAATDVDNPLLGLHGASNVFGPQKGADRADVLLLDTALERFAAVLERDLPGCPPQLGALPGGGAAGGLGAAILALGGRCESGIGLVTRATGLDVALDGVDLVITGEGSFDHQSLRGKVVAGVAGAARDRGLPCVVLAGQVSTGRREAAAAGVTDAYSLVEHFGGEERGGLAAALSRPAEGLRELGARLARQWSR
- the erpA gene encoding iron-sulfur cluster insertion protein ErpA, with product MTTPAQTESTEAKAPTSVVLTDVAAQKVKALIEQEGRDDLRLRVAVQPGGCSGLRYQLFFDERSLDGDIVTDYDGVEVVVDRMSAPYLAGATIDFADRIDAQGFTIDNPNAGSSCACGDSFS